A window of the Azospirillum brasilense genome harbors these coding sequences:
- a CDS encoding extracellular solute-binding protein, with protein sequence MPKAEGFSLRRRLFIRLLGVLAVLTAGLFLFVSAYAQRAADAAFDRLLMASALSISDTVRVEDGRFSVDLPYSSLGILAQARRDRVFYRITAPDGELVTGYHDLPVAPARTGVAGAAASDSATRFENATFRGMPVRVAVLKRFAAQPDLGGWVTIAVAQTREERGALARDILANAFLPIAFTVVAAGGLIWFGVRQALAPLGSLERMIRERQPHDFSPIAMPPPQEVSQLVQAINQLMARLKSNLDTMQTFLADAAHQIRTPLASLRLQAELAIDEDDPDALHRIAQRVHRNAVEASQLTSQLLNHAMVIHRSEALKPEDVDLGALLEQVFQRARAVAGDTAIRLDIDRAAEPATVPGDAISLREALTNLLDNAVKYAGPSGPIDLTLTSRPNGRGLRVEIADRGPGVPDAEKRRVLERFGRGSSAAGVAGSGLGLAIVTSVVEAHGADLSLLDRPGGGLIARIDFPEVGGGITTAGGGAAAGGGAARALLPLLVLVALLWAPWMQAAQAAQLLTYPAPGGERERLRIHSATDRQAIEPLVLDFQQLHPDVTIDYKDMDTADLYAEAVAVPAKGAAAETPDLLISSASDLQVKLVNDGHTQPHRSALTDALPDWANWRGEAFGFTFEPAVIAYNRDLLPDAEVPRTRPALIRLLRDDPARFSRRVATYDTATSGIGYLLASHDALLFGQYWQLVAMMGNAQARLACCSGEILDMVERGEVLIAYNVLGSYARARAAAGAPIGIVVPEDYTLVISRVAVIPRTAPRPQLAGRFIDYLLSPRGQEVVADRSALYAISSGIKREASASGLRSSTAAPLHPIALSPALLVFLDRLKRERFLQQWQSAIMLP encoded by the coding sequence GTGCCGAAGGCTGAGGGATTCTCGCTGCGGCGGCGGCTGTTCATCCGGCTGCTCGGCGTGCTGGCCGTCCTGACCGCCGGCCTGTTCCTGTTCGTCAGCGCCTACGCCCAGCGCGCCGCCGACGCCGCCTTCGACCGGCTGCTGATGGCGTCGGCCCTGTCGATCTCCGACACGGTGCGGGTTGAGGACGGACGCTTTTCCGTCGACCTGCCCTATTCCTCGCTGGGCATCCTGGCCCAGGCCCGGCGCGACCGCGTCTTCTACCGGATCACCGCGCCGGACGGCGAGCTGGTCACCGGCTACCACGACCTGCCGGTGGCGCCCGCCAGGACCGGGGTCGCCGGCGCGGCCGCCAGCGACTCCGCCACCCGGTTCGAGAACGCCACCTTCCGCGGCATGCCGGTGCGCGTCGCCGTCCTGAAGCGCTTCGCGGCACAGCCGGACCTCGGCGGCTGGGTCACCATCGCCGTCGCCCAGACGCGGGAGGAGCGCGGAGCGCTGGCCCGCGACATCCTGGCGAACGCCTTCCTTCCCATCGCCTTCACCGTGGTCGCGGCGGGCGGGCTGATCTGGTTCGGGGTGCGGCAGGCGCTGGCCCCGCTGGGCTCGCTGGAGCGGATGATCCGCGAGCGGCAGCCCCACGACTTCTCCCCCATCGCCATGCCGCCGCCGCAGGAGGTCTCGCAGCTCGTCCAGGCGATCAACCAACTCATGGCGCGGCTCAAATCCAACCTCGACACCATGCAAACCTTCCTGGCCGACGCCGCCCACCAGATCCGCACACCGCTGGCCAGTCTGCGCCTGCAGGCCGAACTCGCCATCGACGAGGACGACCCCGACGCCCTGCACCGCATCGCCCAGCGCGTGCACCGCAACGCGGTGGAGGCCAGCCAGCTGACCAGCCAGCTCCTCAACCACGCCATGGTGATTCACCGCAGCGAGGCGCTGAAGCCCGAGGACGTCGATCTCGGCGCCTTGCTGGAGCAGGTGTTCCAGCGTGCCCGCGCGGTGGCCGGCGACACGGCGATCCGCCTGGACATCGACCGCGCGGCGGAACCCGCCACCGTCCCCGGCGACGCCATCAGCCTGCGCGAGGCGCTGACCAACCTGCTCGACAACGCGGTGAAGTACGCCGGCCCGTCCGGCCCCATCGACCTGACGCTAACCTCCCGGCCGAACGGGCGCGGTCTGCGCGTGGAGATCGCCGACCGCGGCCCCGGCGTGCCGGACGCCGAGAAGCGCCGCGTGCTGGAGCGGTTCGGGCGCGGCAGCTCCGCCGCCGGGGTGGCGGGCAGCGGGCTGGGCCTCGCCATCGTCACCTCGGTGGTCGAGGCGCACGGAGCGGATTTGTCCCTGCTCGACCGCCCCGGCGGCGGGCTGATCGCACGCATCGACTTCCCGGAGGTGGGCGGCGGAATCACCACGGCGGGGGGAGGGGCCGCGGCGGGGGGAGGGGCCGCGCGGGCCCTGCTGCCCCTTCTGGTCCTCGTCGCCCTGCTCTGGGCGCCTTGGATGCAGGCCGCGCAGGCGGCGCAGCTGCTCACCTACCCCGCCCCCGGCGGCGAGCGGGAGCGGCTGCGCATCCATTCCGCCACCGACCGGCAGGCTATCGAGCCGCTGGTCCTCGATTTCCAGCAGCTCCACCCCGACGTCACCATCGACTACAAGGACATGGACACCGCCGACCTCTACGCCGAGGCGGTGGCCGTGCCGGCCAAGGGGGCCGCGGCGGAGACTCCCGACCTGCTCATCAGCTCCGCCTCCGACCTGCAGGTGAAGCTGGTCAACGACGGTCACACCCAGCCCCACCGCTCCGCCCTGACCGACGCGCTGCCGGACTGGGCGAACTGGCGGGGCGAAGCCTTCGGCTTCACCTTCGAGCCGGCGGTGATCGCCTACAACCGCGACCTCCTGCCGGACGCCGAGGTGCCGCGCACGCGCCCGGCGCTGATCCGGCTGCTGCGGGACGACCCGGCGCGCTTCAGCCGGCGCGTCGCCACCTACGACACGGCCACCAGCGGCATCGGCTATCTGCTGGCATCCCACGACGCCCTGCTGTTCGGCCAGTACTGGCAGCTCGTCGCGATGATGGGCAACGCCCAGGCGCGGCTGGCCTGCTGCTCCGGCGAGATCCTCGATATGGTGGAGCGGGGGGAGGTGCTGATCGCCTACAACGTCCTCGGCTCCTACGCGCGGGCGCGGGCGGCGGCGGGGGCGCCCATCGGCATCGTGGTGCCGGAGGACTACACGCTGGTCATCTCCCGCGTCGCGGTGATCCCCCGGACGGCGCCCCGGCCGCAACTCGCCGGCCGGTTCATCGACTATCTGCTGTCGCCGCGCGGGCAGGAGGTGGTGGCCGACCGCTCCGCCCTCTACGCCATCTCCTCCGGCATCAAGCGGGAGGCGTCGGCGTCGGGCCTGCGCTCCAGCACGGCGGCGCCGCTGCACCCCATCGCCCTCAGCCCGGCCCTGCTGGTGTTCCTCGACCGGCTGAAGCGGGAACGCTTCCTGCAGCAATGGCAGTCGGCGATCATGCTGCCCTGA